The region gagagatttaaaatcaaattgagaccaccaactggcagcctacatggtattctgactgacatacatatacatgtatttgagaagacaaggaaagagtgaaagaactgtAGAGTTGACCtaccatagctgagtagatacagagactacagtaggaggcagcttgtgctcaggtacagacctagaattaattgctctctgggacttttatcctttctttaacatccaaatctacttccctttctttaacacccaaatctccttctGCATGTCTCTTcggtctctgtaaatgcctgatttctccagccttctatggacatctgtttgaacctcaggctcccctgagAACAACCTTCACAGCACCTGAAGTCTTCAGCACTCAGGGCTcctaacagaatgtttgtgtgcatcagggaagcagaatacaatccacttcagaaaagttggtcttcatgccttcaaattcttcactttttacactaggtatcatctcaagcaggtgtccttgtgggctctcattgctgcctatttacgacgtgtgggataaactcagtctggtgatTTTGCTCAAGTGGTaatgcactttttaaacacttgtagtcTCAGTTTCTATCCTGATAATTTTgtatacttccatatttttgtgaagatattgcattagaaacttctttcagccccaagcctaagttactttttatgctctcaatcttctctttctcctgggtCATCAAggatgagttaaagatgaatttaggattaacctttcatacctcaaaaggctattcatgacatgtttatggggccaaatacatggctcagcacctaggagaactggctgcacactatCATTTTCcaacaaattttatccttcaaattgccctgaatccctcaattattacatgacagtatgtttacaatgtaaaaagaagacagtattttattgatgtaatatcctaactaatctaatttgagtatcagggaaacagagctgtaggaaaggattttggtgtccaaagatgacaatcagtcctcaatcatcatattaagaaggccaaaggagttccaacaaatttgtctcccactctgtacatatcagtcatggcctaaaagcccataatcaccttacacacacaccagaaatatttctttttaagtaaatatctttgctgttactttatctataacctttatattacatatttcctatagaatgcagtactttaagatgaaatgacatatggataATTCGGAGGAACGTATGGATTCAAagaatccaatcttatgtatatattcatatcacatcaagctatgtagtgagatgcagttgatggatgattagaccacttcattacatctccaggatagttcaaaacacaaagctttgagttaacaaaatgaatacattcatagggtttctcttcagtatgtttcattcatgaaagtgaagtctatagaaatttacaaagggttcatcacagtgaatatattcataattttttttctcttgagtatgatttcttttatggctttgaaaatttgtgacatgcaaaggctttactagttatagtcatagggtttatttctagtatgaaatctttcatgccttgggatatcatatcaatgtgcagaggctttaccacactgattacattcttagaggttctctccagtatgtgttcttttatgtacttgaagactactgaattgtgaaaaggctttaccaccttgattacactgaaaatgtttctctccagtatgaatcctttcatgcctctggaggtagcagcaaaTTGGAAAGGCTTTAAATCATTGATTACCTTCATAGGTTTTCTCCTCAgtaggtgttcttttatgctttttgagatttctgtgttgtgaaaaggctttctcacactgattacattgatagggtttggctccagtatgaataCTTTCATGTCTTTGGAGGTTGCAGCAActtgaaaaggctttatcacattgattatattcatagGATTGCTCCccaggatgtattcttttatgcttctTGAGATTTCTGAGTTGTAAAAAAGCTTTCTCACAccgattacattcatagggtttggctccagtatgaattctttcatgtctgtaaaggttgcacccttgtgccaaggctttaccacatagatgaCATTAATggggtttctctcaaggatgaattcttttatgcctttggagatttccgtgttgtgaaaagtctttcccacactgattacatttgtagggtttcactctagtatgtattcttttatgcacttggagatttccttttcttgaaaaggctttaccacactgattacattcgtagggtttctctccagtatgtgttcttttatgtagtttgagattactgatttctgaaaaggctttcccacactgattacattcgtagggtttctctccagtatgtgttcttttatgtagtttgagagtaccgttttctgaaaaagctttaccacactgattacatttgtagggtttctctccagtatgtgttcttttatgcctctggagatttccgtgtcgtgaaaaggctttcccacagtgattacatttgtagggtttctctccagtatgtgttcttttatgcagttggagactactaggttgggaaaaggctttcccacactgtttacattcatagggtttgtcataaatatgtattcttttctttctgcaaaaataattcagatatgtgtaagctttaccatattcgttaccctcatgaatctttttttaaagatttatttacttaatatttatactgtgttctgactgcatgctagatgaggacaccagatcttagtatagagggttacaagccaccatgtggttggctggaaaatgaattcaggacctttggaataacagccagtgctcttaacctctgagccatctctccagccactgatgaatctttatgtcagtacaaactatgtttgcaatttggtttaatcataaactgaagttacatcttaacctcttatcactttctttacattcatagtttcccccttgattgtgggtttctgtaccttacaagatacctttgatggtaagaaacttcaatacatggctcactgacagcACCACGTTTCTATGagtggtttttcatatttaaaaagaactagaaggagccagctttaacacagggactgcattcataaattttcctatagttgtaatcacactgcattcataaagggaaccaaaataaacacaacaatttctacagggctagtaatcatagggattttctgtaatgtgatttctttggctatattttcattgagcttggaaatctaattaagtatattagtttaatttttacagtcctctcttttgagcagactttccgaaggtgataggagttcataattcattcgttattaatcatgaatggatgaatgaacacatgaacaaatataaatttatagtgttgtaactatcatgctttctactgtacacatgtacaggatagtttagaatgcaatagtgtATGATTatgtgcatctggaaaaacccaaccaggaaaagtgggcattgctggatccttcccaaaagcatctctacacagaggtaatgatggagatctacaagatcatcacttctattgaggagacaataaatactctttaacaattctctgcagagtggagggaattttatgagTGAAGGgaagatagcaaggggaggacaggagctccacaaggagaacaattgaatcaatatacttgggcacagggttcttttctaagaccaataccccaaccaaggacaattcacaaatataacttagaacccctgctcagatatagcccatggcagctcagtgtccaagtgaaattcgctagtaatagaaacaggaactgtctctgatatgaactcagtcactagcTCTTTCACTAACCGTTGCTGCAGGcgcaacagccttggcaggccacagaggaggactatgtagcctgtcctgatgaaacctgggaagctagggtcagacagaagaggaggagcgACTCatatatcagtgaacttgaggaggggattgagaggatatgaagaagggagggagaattgggaggtaatggggtacagctgggatacaatgtgaataaacagtaattaatattaaaatataaataaaaactgaag is a window of Meriones unguiculatus strain TT.TT164.6M chromosome 13 unlocalized genomic scaffold, Bangor_MerUng_6.1 Chr13_unordered_Scaffold_39, whole genome shotgun sequence DNA encoding:
- the LOC132651034 gene encoding zinc finger protein 120-like, producing the protein LQLHKRTHTGEKPYKCNHCGKAFSRHGNLQRHKRTHTGEKPYKCNQCGKAFSENGTLKLHKRTHTGEKPYECNQCGKAFSEISNLKLHKRTHTGEKPYECNQCGKAFSRKGNLQVHKRIHTRVKPYKCNQCGKDFSQHGNLQRHKRIHP